In Oryza sativa Japonica Group chromosome 2, ASM3414082v1, the following are encoded in one genomic region:
- the LOC112936002 gene encoding probable magnesium transporter NIPA2 isoform X5, with the protein MVTSIDNVRGLTLAISSSAFIGSSFIIKKIGLKKAGDSGVRAGSGGFSYLYEPLWWLGMITMILGEVANFAAYAFAPAVLVTPLGALSIIFSAVLAHFVLKEKLHMFGVVGCILCVVGSVGIVLHAPKEREIDSIDEIWHLATEPGFIVYSCVAVVSVLFLIFWVAERSGHRKMLVYIAICSTMGSLTVISVKAVAIALKLSFGGSNQFIYIQTWFFIVVVIVCCLVQLNYLNKALDSFNTAVVSPVYYVMFTILTIFANMIMYKDSFSRNATQIATQLCGFVTIVAGTFLLHKTRDMGNEPPLPDDEICLDGGSVRPDRLSQSSS; encoded by the exons ATGGTAACATCTATAGACAATGTGAGAGGGTTGACCCTGGCCATATCATCAAGTGCATTTATCGGATCAAGCTTTATTATCAAGAAAATTGGGCTCAAGAAGGCTGGGGATTCTGGGGTAAGAGCAG GTTCTGGAGGTTTCTCATACTTGTATGAGCCATTATGGTGGTTGGGGATGATAACTA TGATTCTGGGCGAGGTAGCAAACTTTGCAGCATATGCATTTGCTCCCGCTGTACTTGTTACTCCTCTAGGAGCTCTTAGCATTATATTTAG TGCAGTGCTCGCACACTTCGTCTTGAAAGAAAAACTCCATATGTTTGGTGTTGTTGGCTGTATCTTGTGTGTTGTTGGCTCTGTTGGTATAGTTTTGCATGCCccaaaggagagagagattgattcAATAGATGAAATATGGCATCTTGCTACTGAGCCAG GTTTTATTGTTTATTCATGTGTGGCTGTGGTGTCTGTTCTATTTTTGATTTTCTGGGTTGCTGAACGTTCTGGACACAGGAAGATGCTTGTTTATATTGCAATCTGTTCAACAATGGGATCTCTCACG GTTATCAGTGTAAAGGCAGTTGCCATTGCCTTGAAGCTGTCATTTGGTGGATCAAATCAGTTCATCTACATCCAAACATGGTTCTTCATAGTAGTTGTTATAGTTTGTTGTTTGGTGCAGTTGAACTACTTAAATAAG GCACTGGACTCATTTAATACAGCTGTGGTCTCTCCTGTGTACTACGTGATGTTCACCATACTTACTATTTTTGCTAACATGATTATGTACAAG GATTCATTCTCACGGAATGCAACACAGATTGCAACACAGTTATGTGGTTTTGTGACCATCGTTGCAGGAACTTTTCTCCTGCACAAGACTAGGGATATGGGGAATGAACCGCCGCTACCAGATGATGAAATTTGTCTCGATGGAGGAAGTGTGCGCCCAGATCGTCTGTCACAGTCTAGTAGCTAG
- the LOC112936002 gene encoding probable magnesium transporter NIPA2 isoform X3 — MIREPVVDARRPRTVCRYSATAMYRFIGSHSRRHGNIYRQCERVDPGHIIKCIYRIKLYYQENWAQEGWGFWGSGGFSYLYEPLWWLGMITMILGEVANFAAYAFAPAVLVTPLGALSIIFSAVLAHFVLKEKLHMFGVVGCILCVVGSVGIVLHAPKEREIDSIDEIWHLATEPGFIVYSCVAVVSVLFLIFWVAERSGHRKMLVYIAICSTMGSLTVISVKAVAIALKLSFGGSNQFIYIQTWFFIVVVIVCCLVQLNYLNKALDSFNTAVVSPVYYVMFTILTIFANMIMYKDSFSRNATQIATQLCGFVTIVAGTFLLHKTRDMGNEPPLPDDEICLDGGSVRPDRLSQSSS, encoded by the exons GTATAGGTTCATAGGTTCTCATTCCAGAAGGCATGGTAACATCTATAGACAATGTGAGAGGGTTGACCCTGGCCATATCATCAAGTGCATTTATCGGATCAAGCTTTATTATCAAGAAAATTGGGCTCAAGAAGGCTGGGGATTCTGGG GTTCTGGAGGTTTCTCATACTTGTATGAGCCATTATGGTGGTTGGGGATGATAACTA TGATTCTGGGCGAGGTAGCAAACTTTGCAGCATATGCATTTGCTCCCGCTGTACTTGTTACTCCTCTAGGAGCTCTTAGCATTATATTTAG TGCAGTGCTCGCACACTTCGTCTTGAAAGAAAAACTCCATATGTTTGGTGTTGTTGGCTGTATCTTGTGTGTTGTTGGCTCTGTTGGTATAGTTTTGCATGCCccaaaggagagagagattgattcAATAGATGAAATATGGCATCTTGCTACTGAGCCAG GTTTTATTGTTTATTCATGTGTGGCTGTGGTGTCTGTTCTATTTTTGATTTTCTGGGTTGCTGAACGTTCTGGACACAGGAAGATGCTTGTTTATATTGCAATCTGTTCAACAATGGGATCTCTCACG GTTATCAGTGTAAAGGCAGTTGCCATTGCCTTGAAGCTGTCATTTGGTGGATCAAATCAGTTCATCTACATCCAAACATGGTTCTTCATAGTAGTTGTTATAGTTTGTTGTTTGGTGCAGTTGAACTACTTAAATAAG GCACTGGACTCATTTAATACAGCTGTGGTCTCTCCTGTGTACTACGTGATGTTCACCATACTTACTATTTTTGCTAACATGATTATGTACAAG GATTCATTCTCACGGAATGCAACACAGATTGCAACACAGTTATGTGGTTTTGTGACCATCGTTGCAGGAACTTTTCTCCTGCACAAGACTAGGGATATGGGGAATGAACCGCCGCTACCAGATGATGAAATTTGTCTCGATGGAGGAAGTGTGCGCCCAGATCGTCTGTCACAGTCTAGTAGCTAG
- the LOC112936002 gene encoding probable magnesium transporter NIPA2 isoform X1, with the protein MITMILGEVANFAAYAFAPAVLVTPLGALSIIFSAVLAHFVLKEKLHMFGVVGCILCVVGSVGIVLHAPKEREIDSIDEIWHLATEPGFIVYSCVAVVSVLFLIFWVAERSGHRKMLVYIAICSTMGSLTVISVKAVAIALKLSFGGSNQFIYIQTWFFIVVVIVCCLVQLNYLNKALDSFNTAVVSPVYYVMFTILTIFANMIMYKDSFSRNATQIATQLCGFVTIVAGTFLLHKTRDMGNEPPLPDDEICLDGGSVRPDRLSQSSS; encoded by the exons ATGATAACTA TGATTCTGGGCGAGGTAGCAAACTTTGCAGCATATGCATTTGCTCCCGCTGTACTTGTTACTCCTCTAGGAGCTCTTAGCATTATATTTAG TGCAGTGCTCGCACACTTCGTCTTGAAAGAAAAACTCCATATGTTTGGTGTTGTTGGCTGTATCTTGTGTGTTGTTGGCTCTGTTGGTATAGTTTTGCATGCCccaaaggagagagagattgattcAATAGATGAAATATGGCATCTTGCTACTGAGCCAG GTTTTATTGTTTATTCATGTGTGGCTGTGGTGTCTGTTCTATTTTTGATTTTCTGGGTTGCTGAACGTTCTGGACACAGGAAGATGCTTGTTTATATTGCAATCTGTTCAACAATGGGATCTCTCACG GTTATCAGTGTAAAGGCAGTTGCCATTGCCTTGAAGCTGTCATTTGGTGGATCAAATCAGTTCATCTACATCCAAACATGGTTCTTCATAGTAGTTGTTATAGTTTGTTGTTTGGTGCAGTTGAACTACTTAAATAAG GCACTGGACTCATTTAATACAGCTGTGGTCTCTCCTGTGTACTACGTGATGTTCACCATACTTACTATTTTTGCTAACATGATTATGTACAAG GATTCATTCTCACGGAATGCAACACAGATTGCAACACAGTTATGTGGTTTTGTGACCATCGTTGCAGGAACTTTTCTCCTGCACAAGACTAGGGATATGGGGAATGAACCGCCGCTACCAGATGATGAAATTTGTCTCGATGGAGGAAGTGTGCGCCCAGATCGTCTGTCACAGTCTAGTAGCTAG
- the LOC112936002 gene encoding probable magnesium transporter NIPA2 isoform X4 codes for MIREPVVDARRPRTVCRYSATAMFIGSHSRRHGNIYRQCERVDPGHIIKCIYRIKLYYQENWAQEGWGFWGSGGFSYLYEPLWWLGMITMILGEVANFAAYAFAPAVLVTPLGALSIIFSAVLAHFVLKEKLHMFGVVGCILCVVGSVGIVLHAPKEREIDSIDEIWHLATEPGFIVYSCVAVVSVLFLIFWVAERSGHRKMLVYIAICSTMGSLTVISVKAVAIALKLSFGGSNQFIYIQTWFFIVVVIVCCLVQLNYLNKALDSFNTAVVSPVYYVMFTILTIFANMIMYKDSFSRNATQIATQLCGFVTIVAGTFLLHKTRDMGNEPPLPDDEICLDGGSVRPDRLSQSSS; via the exons GTTCATAGGTTCTCATTCCAGAAGGCATGGTAACATCTATAGACAATGTGAGAGGGTTGACCCTGGCCATATCATCAAGTGCATTTATCGGATCAAGCTTTATTATCAAGAAAATTGGGCTCAAGAAGGCTGGGGATTCTGGG GTTCTGGAGGTTTCTCATACTTGTATGAGCCATTATGGTGGTTGGGGATGATAACTA TGATTCTGGGCGAGGTAGCAAACTTTGCAGCATATGCATTTGCTCCCGCTGTACTTGTTACTCCTCTAGGAGCTCTTAGCATTATATTTAG TGCAGTGCTCGCACACTTCGTCTTGAAAGAAAAACTCCATATGTTTGGTGTTGTTGGCTGTATCTTGTGTGTTGTTGGCTCTGTTGGTATAGTTTTGCATGCCccaaaggagagagagattgattcAATAGATGAAATATGGCATCTTGCTACTGAGCCAG GTTTTATTGTTTATTCATGTGTGGCTGTGGTGTCTGTTCTATTTTTGATTTTCTGGGTTGCTGAACGTTCTGGACACAGGAAGATGCTTGTTTATATTGCAATCTGTTCAACAATGGGATCTCTCACG GTTATCAGTGTAAAGGCAGTTGCCATTGCCTTGAAGCTGTCATTTGGTGGATCAAATCAGTTCATCTACATCCAAACATGGTTCTTCATAGTAGTTGTTATAGTTTGTTGTTTGGTGCAGTTGAACTACTTAAATAAG GCACTGGACTCATTTAATACAGCTGTGGTCTCTCCTGTGTACTACGTGATGTTCACCATACTTACTATTTTTGCTAACATGATTATGTACAAG GATTCATTCTCACGGAATGCAACACAGATTGCAACACAGTTATGTGGTTTTGTGACCATCGTTGCAGGAACTTTTCTCCTGCACAAGACTAGGGATATGGGGAATGAACCGCCGCTACCAGATGATGAAATTTGTCTCGATGGAGGAAGTGTGCGCCCAGATCGTCTGTCACAGTCTAGTAGCTAG